A section of the Oreochromis aureus strain Israel breed Guangdong linkage group 22, ZZ_aureus, whole genome shotgun sequence genome encodes:
- the LOC116317408 gene encoding ATPase family AAA domain-containing protein 2-like isoform X2 — translation MFDGISTNAARSVLNRMDSMKKKRRLSNNKEGKIYSKAQRSKTPVPLRGELSDSEDSRGAGFDEDSRQALTADEDSNCSVSHNVYAKLSRASSLYQGPTSDFLRGTFRISASGANTTRRAAFRPTKSAWSKQSDEDSDNEEEEVPDSCLPLSLRTGNLLGTRKDKMAAGAGLADIDPMAIDQSVGFDSIGGLSGHISALKEMVVFPLLYPEVFDNFKIQPPRGCLFYGPPGTGKTLVARALANECSHGNRKVSFFMRKGADVLSKWVGESERQLRLLFEQAYQMRPSIIFFDEIDGLAPVRSSRQDQIHSSIVSTLLALMDGLDSRGEVVVIGATNRLDSIDPALRRPGRFDREFLFGLPDREARKDILKIHTRQWKPPPSEDFLDELSEKCVGYCGADIRAVCTEAALCALRRRYPQIYGTSQKLLLDVSSIAVSSCDFAAAMKKMSPASHRSAASPAKPLSPVVHPLLGGALQEILGALQRMFPHAEEGMKRKREPDLTSGILDDTLMFEEDEGPSISKPSKNKNFLHFFRSAVKQPTSHRPRIMLAGRPGAGQTSHLAPAILHALERFTVHSLDSAVLFGVSSTSPEEACAQVFCEAKRTSPSILYIPHIQQWWDTAGPALRASFLSLLGSIPSFSPILLLATCSVSFQQLDPEIQSLFREDYGEVYVLRVPTQQERTSFFQDLILNQAAEAPPSKRKTLSQAMEVLPLAPPPPPHKMSEQERLHLEEQEEDVLRELRLFLRNITERLSLDRRFKAFTKPVDIEEVPDYLMVIKKPMDLSTLLTNIDEHKYVTVSEFMADADLIWKNTLEYNPDSDPMDRNIRHRACALKDTVRAIIRDELDEDFERVCEEIRESRIHRALIEANPQEADGVCGSAFSRNALQPRKKKRYRRPRKSKWSTGVIKKPKKKKEEPPVPSSSSSSSSFTSLSSMSSKFSSESSVEEVRAAGQRAVNGSAGAGSSSPSESSDGGLSGFHRTPNRITRAHNGVLTNGYHRHAEPVHPQLADGVPAGVRQTRTSKTPPGPETVLNGQTADSLEKSKQSESRPNKATLEQVLIRDRPEQQEETPPLIVDRSKLKELLRRTVAKTEGAEVEPLEKLYARLAQCIYRHRDDCNKAELLQEMKTEIDRFS, via the exons AAGATCTACTCTAAAGCCCAGAGGAGTAAAACACCGGTCCCACTACGAGGAGAGCTCAGCGACAGCGAGGACAGCCGAG GGGCGGGCTTTGACGAGGACAGCAGGCAGGCCCTAACAGCAGATGAAGACAGCAACTGCAGCGTCAGCCACAACGTTTATGCCAAACTGAGCCGAGCCTCGTCGCTGTACCAAGGCCCGACCAGCG ACTTCCTGAGAGGAACCTTCCGGATCAGCGCCTCAGGAGCAAACACGACCCGCAGAGCAGCCTTCAG ACCCACTAAGAGCGCCTGGTCCAAACAGTCTGATGAAGACTCTGataatgaagaggaggaggtccCTGACAG CTGTCTCCCACTCAGCCTGCGCACCGGCAACCTTTTGGGAACCCGCAAGGACAAGATGGCTGCAGGAGCGGGCCTGGCGGACATCGATCCCATGGCCATCGACCAATCT GTGGGTTTTGACAGTATTGGGGGTCTGTCAGGTCACATCTCAGCTCTGAAGGAGATGGTCGTCTTCCCCCTTCTCTACCCTGAAGTCTTTGACAACTTCAAGATCCAGCCTCCCAG agGGTGTCTGTTTTACGGCCCTCCCGGGACGGGGAAGACGCTGGTTGCACGGGCGTTGGCCAACGAGTGTAGCCATGGCAACAGGAAGGTGTCCTTCTTCATGAGGAAGGGAGCCGACGTCCTCAGCAAGTGGGTGGGCGAGTCAGAGCGGCAGCTGCGGCTGCTGTTTGAGCAG GCGTATCAGATGCGTCCGTCCATCATCTTCTTCGATGAGATCGACGGTCTGGCTCCGGTCCGATCCAGCAGGCAGGACCAGATCCACAG CTCCATCGTGTCGACGCTCCTCGCTCTGATGGACGGGCTCGACAGTCGAGGGGAGGTCGTCGTGATCGGAGCCACAAACCGGCTCGACTCCATCGACCCTGCGCTGCGGCGTCCCGGACGCTTCGACCGCGAATTCCTGTTCGGCCTTCCCGACAGAGAG gcccGTAAAGACATTCTGAAGATCCACACTCGGCAGTGGAAACCTCCTCCGTCTGAAGACTTTCTCGATGAACTGTCAGAAAAATGTGTCG GTTACTGCGGCGCTGATATCAGGGCGGTGTGCACTGAGGCGGCATTGTGCGCTCTGCGCCGACGCTACCCGCAGATCTACGGCACGTCCCAGAAGCTCCTGCTGGACGTCTCCTCCATCGCCGTCAGCAGCTGCGACTTTGCGGCAGCCATGAAGAAGATGTCGCCTGCCTCGCACCGCTCTGCCGCCTCCCCGGCCAAACCTCTGTCCCCTGTGGTCCACCCGCTTCTAGGCGGCGCCCTGCAAGAAATCCTTGGTGCCCTGCAGAGGATGTTTCCACATGCTGAGGAGGGCatgaagaggaagagggagCCAG ACCTGACCTCGGGTATTCTCGACGACACTCTGATGTTTGAAGAAGACGAGGGCCCCAGCATCTCCAAACCCTCCAAGAACAAAAACTTCCTGCACTTCTTCAG GAGTGCCGTCAAACAGCCGACGTCTCACCGCCCCAGGATCATGCTGGCAGGTCGTCCTGGCGCCGGTCAAACCTCCCACCTGGCTCCCGCCATCCTGCACGCTTTGGAGCGTTTCACCGTCCACAGCCTGGACTCAGCGGTGCTGTTTGGCGTTAGCAGCACCTCGCCAGAGGAAGCCTGTGCACAG GTATTCTGTGAGGCCAAGCGGACGTCTCCCAGCATTCTCTACATCCCGCACATCCAGCAGTGGTGGGACACTGCAGGGCCGGCCCTGAGGGCATCCTTCCTCAGCCTGCTGGGCAGCATCCCGTCCTTCTCTCCCATCCTCCTCCTCGCCACCTGCAGCGTGTCCTTTCAGCAGCTGGACCCAGAG ATTCAGAGCCTGTTCCGGGAGGACTACGGGGAGGTCTACGTCCTCAGAGTTCCCACCCAGCAGGAGAGGACCAGCTTCTTCCAGGATCTCATTCTGAACCAGGCGGCTGAGGCCCCTCCCTCCAAGAGAAAAACAT taTCTCAGGCAATGGAGGTCCTCCCCCTGGCTCCACCGCCTCCTCCTCACAAAATGTCGGAGCAAGAGCGCCTCCAcctggaggagcaggaggaggacgTGCTGCGAGAGCTCCGTCTCTTCCTGCGAAACATCACCGAGCGCCTGTCTCTGGACCGCCGCTTCAAAGCCTTCACCAAACCGGTCGACATCGAGGAG gtCCCCGACTATCTGATGGTGATTAAGAAGCCCATGGACCTCTCCACCCTGCTCACCAACATCGACGAGCACAAGTACGTCACCGTCAGCGAGTTCATGGCGGACGCTGACCTCATCTGGAAGAACACTCTCGAGTACAACCCTGACAGTGACCCCATGG accgCAACATCCGTCACCGAGCATGCGCCCTGAAGGACACGGTCCGCGCCATCATCAGAGACGAGCTGGACGAAGACTTCGAGAGAGTCTGCGAGGAGATCAGAGAGTCGCGCATCCACAGAG CTCTGATCGAGGCCAACCCGCAGGAGGCTGATGGCGTCTGCGGCTCGGCATTCTCCAGAAACGCTCTCCAAC CTCGTAAGAAGAAACGTTACAGGCGGCCCCGAAAGTCCAAGTGGAGCACCGGCGTCATTAAGAAacccaagaagaagaaggaggagccACCAgtcccatcctcctcctcctcctcttcctccttcaccTCCCTCTCCTCCATGTCCAGTAAGTTCAGCTCTGAGTCGAGTGTGGAGGAGGTCAGAGCTGCTGGACAGCGAGCGGTGAACGGGTCTGCTGGTGCTGGCTCGTCCAGCCCATCAGAGAGCAGTGACGGCGGCCTGAGCGGGTTCCATCGCACCCCAAACCGCATCACGAGAGCCCACAACGGAGTCCTCACGAACGGGTATCACCGGCACGCCGAGCCGGTTCATCCCCAGCTGGCTGATGGCGTACCTGCAGGCGTGCGTCAAACCCGCACATCAAAGACGCCCCCAGGCCCGGAGACCGTGCTGAACGGCCAGACCGCGGACAGCTTAG AGAAGAGCAAACAGTCTGAGTCGAGGCCCAACAAGGCGACTTTGGAGCAGGTGTTGATCCGGGACAGGCCGGAGCAGCAGGAAGAAACTCCACCGCTGATCGTCGATCGCAGCAAACTGAAG GAGCTCCTGAGGAGAACCGTGGCCAAGACGGAGGGCGCCGAGGTGGAGCCACTGGAGAAGCTTTATGCCCGGCTCGCTCAGTGCATCTACCGACACAGAGACGACTGCAACAAGGCAGAGCTGCTGCAG gaaatgaagacagaaatcGATCGATTCTCCTGA